A single Dermacentor variabilis isolate Ectoservices chromosome 9, ASM5094787v1, whole genome shotgun sequence DNA region contains:
- the LOC142558503 gene encoding uncharacterized protein LOC142558503, with amino-acid sequence MEPRNQLPRLPKGMTCPAGLYSRLVVLLLCVDLALITFLVAGGTTYGLLKFSRTGTPKQEHLPKSFYDADELSGYNYDIVPDILHLVRYNQVEVDFIDVVAFRSMYLNQRPEKIYVHCSPCGFQGNYTRFLEGINFTFIPAVFPTEIFGIPIQVSHHATDVLRLMALMRYGGYYFDKDVFVIQSLRRFLRYEATLHFADGVLMGNMVMFFHKNSRFLRLYLDTYRRLNDSRWYYNAGEVPAKVLYQPHPHLVHRMHYGLETGTDMLGALYEPHAYPYWRNAFAIHLLARFRWESPYDPLHAAPFNETNIRDVDNAFGEMARSVLFGTSAFVPPDAPILSLAELAARKDRGEDLTSVRPGNERPFFYPVINATKLKRRR; translated from the exons ATGGAGCCGCGAAATCAGCTGCCTCGACTCCCGAAAGGAATGACTTGTCCGGCCGGCCTCTACAGTCGTTTGGTCGTACTCTTACTGTG CGTGGACCTGGCTCTCATAACCTTCCTCGTGGCTGGCGGGACAACCTACGGCCTTTTGAAGTTCTCCCGCACTGGAACCCCCAAACAGGAGCATCTTCCAAAGAGCTTCTATGACGCGGACGAACTTTCAGGGTACAACTATGATATAGTGCCAGACATACTGCACTTGGTTAG GTACAATCAGGTAGAAGTGGACTTTATTGACGTGGTGGCCTTCCGCTCCATGTATCTCAACCAGCGGCCCGAAAAGATATACGTTCACTGCAGTCCTTGCGGCTTTCAAGGGAACTACACTCGCTTTCTGGAAGGCATCAACTTCACCTTCATCCCTGCTGTTTTCCCCACTGAGATTTTTGGCATTCCCATACAG GTATCTCACCACGCTACAGACGTGCTCCGTCTGATGGCCCTGATGCGCTACGGAGGATACTACTTCGACAAAGACGTGTTCGTGATTCAGTCACTGCGACGCTTCCTACGATACGAGGCAACCCTCCACTTTGCGGACGGTGTCCTAATGGGAAACATGGTGATGTTCTTTCACAAGAATTCGCGCTTTCTTCGTCTCTACCTAGACACCTACCGCCG GTTGAATGACTCGCGTTGGTATTACAACGCGGGCGAGGTGCCCGCCAAAGTTCTCTACCAACCGCATCCGCATCTCGTCCATCGAATGCACTATGGCCTGGAAACCGGAACGGACATGCTAGGCGCCCTGTACGAGCCACACGCCTACCCGTACTGGCGGAACGCTTTTGCCATACACCTTCTGGCGCGTTTCCGCTGGGAGTCGCCATACGATCCCTTGCACGCCGCTCCGTTTAACGAAACTAACATCCGAGACGTCGACAATGCCTTTGGAGAGATGGCGCGCTCGGTTCTGTTCGGAACCTCCGCCTTCGTGCCCCCGGATGCGCCCATTCTGAGCCTCGCCGAGCTCGCGGCCAGAAAGGACCGGGGCGAGGACCTGACCAGCGTGCGCCCAGGAAATGAGCGGCCATTTTTTTACCCTGTGATAAACGCCACCAAGCTTAAACGCCGCCGCTGA